TACCCGAAGCACCACATACCATAACAATACACCTCATTCCAACCTGCAGAATGAAATTTCACTTGTTGACCCAGACCTCCCTCAAAAAGTCCCATAACTCATTGGGAGAAAGCTACCAAGGATTAATAGTAGACATCATTTCATAGTTGGGCATAATAGAAAGGACCCTTTATGTAAGTCTCCCTTTTTGAGATAAATATTGCATTATCCAATAGATAAAGGGTTGTCCTTTTCATGTTTTAGTTTTtacttttgagttttgaattcattttcagttttgtgttttgattgtCTGCTATGAGATTGCTGAAATTTTgagtttgtgatgaaaacaaccaaaacaattttttgttattttgagttttctttataattttttttattttcaaaatgtgtttttgaaaatatgaaagtaaacaaGTTTTcacttttttgaaaaactgaaaatggtCTGAAAATAACCAAAAGAATAGGGCCTGCCTAAGCTTCTTCTCAAACTTTTCTATCCACCCATCTGGAATCTACTTGGATTTTACTGGTGTGCTGTGGAAATGCACTCACATCTACTTCATAAGGGCCAATTAACAAAAGCCCAggaacaaaattattttctaagagTAGTCGCACACATTTTTCTCTGGAACAGTGTCAAGGAACTGTTTACAACTATCAAAAGTGTGCTGGGGCTGAGAAATACCTCTCAGTCACCTCTCTTACCCTCAATTATTCTTTTTGCTTTTGAATAGTTTATGCCATAAACATCAGAATTGCAATAGGATCTAAAGTATTAGAAGAAAACCTTGGCTGTAAGTTGGGCAGCCACTACATCAAAGAAGGATGCATCCCTAGCATTCTTTGCCTAGGTCACACATCCACTGGACCAAAGCCCAGAGAACTTTGCTGCTTCCAGCCTGTGCATTGTGTTTTCACATCAACAGCAAAAAGAATAATTGTCCTTCTATCTAGAATTTCTCAAGTGATGATGATGGCCACCTTTTGCAGAGTTGTTTTGCCAAGGTTGTCTTGTTTATGAGACACAATTTAATTTAGGTCTGTAATGGAGTGTTCTAAATTCACTTTCTATAGTAGCACATTCTCACAATTGCTTATGGACTTTGAGCTTCATTTTATGCAGCAAAGATCAAGCGCAGACAAGTCAACTCACCCTCACATTTAAAACCTAACACACTCAGTCATATGCCTAGTAGGCAGTTTGGAAATGGTGGTACACACCCACAAGAAAATTGTACAGAGTAACTGATGGAAATGTTGGTACGTTACCACAAGTGGGAGGCATTTCTCTAGGTGCACATGAATCATAAATGTGCTGTCATTTACTTATTCAAAAAGAATTGCTTAGTTGCTTCCAGATAATGTCTTTTTACAGATTTCTTTTTGAAATGagtttgttgttgttattgtctTCTTCTTTGGAAGATATGTTTTGTTGTTATGTCTTAATAAATAgctatttgtaatttttttttcccttcactAAGATAATGAAGTTTGATTTGCCATACAAACTGGCAATTATGGTAATGTTTGTTCAATCTTTAGATTTTCCTTAAAATCTCTATGCATCCATACTAAACATAGTTCAGGGTTCACTAGTGGCTAATATGTTATCTAGTGCAACAGTTTAGCTTACTAAAAGCAAGAATGGCTACTCATAGGCAAATATCTCAGTGTTTGACTCCTCTTGGACCTATATTGTTTACATAATTGATGGAAATGTGAAAGTGAATTGCCCTTTGTTTTTGTTCATGTTATAGGGATGTTTTAGAATTGACATTTTAGCATTCTTAATTTTAGGACTTGGCAAAAATAAATCCTGCAGGTTACTACCTTATCATGTGGTGGCAGATTATGAAGCTGAGGAAGATGATAGGATTCTTGATTCTGACACAACAGGTCAAATGCTGTCTCGCTCGCAGCAGTGGGACCACAATATTGCTGCTAAAGTTGCAGAGTTTACAGCCACTTTTGAGAAACAGGCTCTAGCCTTCAACATAATCTCCAAAAAGCGTGCTCTTGGAGAATTCAGATCAGAGGAGAGATTGATGATTGAGCAAGCTCTCCTACAAGAGGAGAGACGAGCGATGTTTGAACTGAGGTCAGAAATGGAGTCAAGAGAGAAGGCTGGTCGAGAGGCTCACGAGGCCAAGATGCGGATGGCGGCCATGGTTCACGCAGAACACGCTCGAGCCGAGTCGCAAGCTCATGAAGTTCTAGCTCGTGCCCCTATTCGAGCAAATGCCCTTGGGTCTCAGGGCAGTGATCTTGCCGTTGGTCATGATGCCGGGGAGCAGGAACAGGTAGCTAATGCTGATGGAATGAGCAATGGATGGGGAAACAATGCACAGAGAGACGACAAAGAGCCATCTGAGGATTTCTTGAACGATGAGGAGACGGAGAATGGAGAAACAAGCATGCAACATGAGTGGCGTGAAGTGGGAGAGTTCGATTTGAATACAAGGTAAAAAAAGCACTTGGTTCTGTTGGTGGAATGCGGCGGAGCCTCAACCAGATGGATGATGcctggttggttggttggttggcaACTTTGAGGCTGTCTATTATTTGTACATGACCGAGGAAATACACCCTGCCTGCCTCgcatttgcatttgcatttgTCTTCCAGGGGAGAGAAAACTGCTATAAATTGTTATTTATTGCTGTGATATTCGATATATTGAGTTTTATCATCATTCGTCCTGGACACATACAACGCCCAACTTTGgattgttgttttatttttccttatttccccCCTTAAATACtgctaaaaaaatatttaaaataaatgttatcTGGGCCAAGTTATTTCACAAGTATTACTTGGCTTAATACATAGGAATAAGAAATGTGGCTTTTAGTCCcttaattaaaatattgttatattttattcttcaaCCATTTATTTTTACTCCTTTTTAGTCTTTCAGTTAATTAAGAGTTAAAAGGTTGAATTAATAGagaacaaaaatttattatgcgtcagactaatttttttttattttaaatgcaCGTAAGGTCtttaaattattgaaaagtATAATTCTTTGGCTCtcatctaaaattttaatatatttcattctcagctatttgtttttgttttcttaattttttatttaattaaaaattaatgattaaattaatagtgataagtaagataaaatttttataatacgAGATTAATTTAAACAATCATGTTTCTTCTACCATTATTTACATACTTAAATTGTCAATATATTgtataaaatcacatttttttttttaaaagaatcaaaCTTTGTACAATTACCAAATTTATCATACAAAACTTTGGGTTAACTGAAGAAGTGAAGGGCACAGGAACAAAtagttaagataaaaaatatcaaaattttagttgagtTGTTAAAGgtcacatttttttaataatttaagaacCTTTTATATGTTtaacctaaaaaaaataatctaacgtgtaattaatatttcatcTTATGTGTCATAATTAATTTAGAAGTCaactctcaattaattaaaaaactaaagaGAACGAaaataaatagttaaaaaataaaatatgacaacattttagttaaaaaattaaaaaaatatattttttaataattcagaGAATACTATATCTATTAATCCATATTACTTTGCTTAAACCTTTGATATCATGTCTCCACAGGCGGTGTCAATACTTTGGTTGAGGCAAAAATCGAATGACAACAACACTATCTTTCTAAATTTACAGgttaattatatcaataatcactcaattttacattttattattatttggtcattaaattttaaaatattattcattaCTCACTGATATTACTGATATTTCAAATATGTTACTAGTTaatcactgaattttaaaatattacctgttagttactaatatttcaaaaatgtttCTCTGAACTTAAAGTTCAATAACTAATGAGTGATGAgtgaaacaaatttaaaatattaatgagtagcaagtaacattttaaaattcagtgactaataaataacattttaaagttcaataactaaacaataacataatttaaaattaaatgattattgatgtaattaacTATTAATTACCTCTAAATTTACCTCTGATCACTACCAATTTGAGTACATGGAATGAAATACGTTAATGACGGCCCCCATAAGCAGCAGATTCAGTTGCCCCCACACTGGTAGTCACTTGCTGAACTGCATCCACGATAACTTCATGAAAACCAAGCCAATTAATTACATGATGTGATGTGGCTttaatttagataattattGCTACACATGTttatagaataatttttttgtccATCAGAGCACTAAGACCATGGGAAAGGGAGAGTGCAACATGTATTACTTAAAGACACAATAACCACATCTTTCAATGACGGGGAAAAGAAATACATTCAAGGAGTGTTCTAGCATTTTAAGACTTGAGTGAGAAACCAACATTTTCAGGAAAAAGTTACAAAGGGAGGGGAAAAGAATGCAAAGACACACTTTACCATTCAACTTAAATATTCCTTTTCACTTCAAAGACAAGAATGTGTTTGTGGTCACTACAGAAGAAACAGTGTGCTTTTCTATAGCATCATGTGTTTGTGTTGTTTCATTtaaattagtataaaaaatCAGAAAGTTGGCAGTGAATCATGATCACCATGCTTCTGCCTGTGCACACTGCATCATCAAGCTATTATAGTGTTTTCAGCTCAATTTCATTGCTGCAAATGATGTTGCCACCTCCATCGCATCCTCTAGTTGTGATATATCAGTCCCCTGAAATCATATATCCAAAACGGTTAAAAGAGAGATGttattgtttttaataaattgcATGGAGATTCACTACGCAAAGGATGAAGCAACCCTTTTCTACTTAGAAATCACCAAAGACAGATGATGAAGGAATTGCACATGAGAAACCGCCGCCTAAAGGTATGTCATCATGTACAAAGTTATTGCAACCTATATAAATGTTATGCCACAAAAAGAGAGTGGAAGGGTGTAACACAGTGGAAACAAAGTTGgtatcttctaacacaaagaAAAGATCGCAACCCACACAAAGGGCcctgcgttttaaataagtttCAAAGCCAAAAACAGAAGATCATAATAACATCAAGGCCCCTACGATTCTAATAATAATAGTCAACTGATGAATGCCCATTCAAGAAACCTAGAATTGCTCAAGTCAAAGATTTCAGTCTAGAATTTCACTCTTCTAATAATAATAGTCAACTGACGAATGCCCATTCAAGAAACCTAGAATTGCTCAAGTCCAAGATTTCAGTGAGTTTTTATTGGCTAAACTGACAATGAGCAATAAAACCTTTACCTTCATCACTCTTTGTTTCGTAGTTCACTTGATTAACACAAGGTCAATAATAAATAGAGGCTGTATTGCACAAGTTAAGAGTTTTAATGCATAAAATCTATAGTGTAATGTAACATGGGTAAAATTAGCAGCCATGGGAAAATTGCTAACCTGGCCCTGCGCAAGACCACCCTTGCCTCCACCACCCTTTCCTTTAAGGGGCTTTAGAGCAGCAACCAGCCACTCCAACACCTTTAGTTGCTTACTTTTATCTCCCTTCTCCGGTACCCCAGCACAAACCAAAGCCTTGTTTGCGGTTTCATCAATGCTGAAAACCATGACTGCTATCCCCTGCAATACACCAAAGATGTAAACTTCATACAGACAGACATACAAACAATCAGGAAAAGAATACAAGTTGTATCAGCCTCAGGACAGAAACTGGTAAAAACCTTTTGTTCCATGACTTTGACAACTGCTTCACGGATTGCAGCAGTGTCTGAACCAACGTTAATATGTGATATACAGAAAGCCCTTCCATCAGAAGCAGCACGTTCTGCTGTCTCAATTGCATGCTTGACAGCTTTCTGTATGTTCTCTTCGGCAATCTTCTTTTTTGCTTTTATAACTTGATTCTAGTGAAATAATAATTTCAGAATCAATTAccatgaaaacaaaaacagcaCGATATTAATACAACTATAGTGAGGTAAATTCCAGTTTAGCATCGATAAGTACCTGAAGGACAGATATTTTGGCTTTCAGATCAGCTTTCATGGCTGCTGGGATAGCAGCAGATTCCACACGACCATTCAAAGAAGTTACTTTCTAGGAAGATGAAAGTAAAATCAGCCAACCATATTCAATGAAACAGAATCACGTACTTCATTAAAGCATTCATGAAACATATAGCAGGCAAGATAACAGTTGCAAATGCATTTAAGGTATGTGGATATGCTTTCTGGTAAAAAACAAAACAGTTTGCTAACAAACATGTCCTTCCTGAGTACTTGAAAGAAAAATGTTCGAACTGGTTGACTGGAATGGAATCAAGCATGTTAATCCAATAATTATATGGATAAAGATTGATCTAGGAGCTAGAAATTTAGTATGGTATTGACAAACCATTTTTAACTCAATAGCAGACGCATTTAAGGTACATGGATATGCTTTCTGGTCAAAACCAAAACAGTTGCTAGTAAACATGTCCTTCCaagtatttgaaagaagaatGTTGGAACTGGTTGAGTTGAAAGGTAACAAGCATGCTAATCCAAACAATATATGAGAATTAATAAAGATTGGTCTAGCAGAAATAAAGAATGAAAAACTGGAAAAGTGAAATTGCAAAATTTATACAATTATGGAAAACTGGGTAAACATAACTGCAAAATTTATGCTGAAGGACATGGGTAAAAAGAGGTTAGTGCAAAAGTTTAAAGGTGAAAGGACTAGGCAAAGGAGccaacacaaaataaaatgactCCATTGATTTCAAGCAACACCATAGCTTCAGGAAGATAAAAAATGCAACTAAAATTAGGACCAGAAGACAGGATCATACCTGAAGGtcatgtgcaagaagcaagggtaataaacaaataataaaaattgaatcCCAAGTAACAAAGCAGAAcagtatttcaaaaattcatttgcacaaaataaaataatatttggatcTGGTGTAAAGTAAAAATCAAGAACCTGTTCCAGCAAGCTTCCTTCTATTTTTGATGCCTCCTTTACTTCCTGATGCAGCGAGGAAGCCAGTTCCAGGGATTTAAAAGCAAGATCTGTTGTAACAGCAGTTACTCTACGGATCCCTTTAGCAATTCCCTCCTCAGACAAGAGAGCAAACGCCTTAGCTTCCCGTGTGTTTGAAATATGAGTCCCTAAATATCAACACATTAATCTTAATACTTAATGAAAGGACTACATAATGAGCACAGGAATTATGAGACAAACCTCCACAGAGTTCAGCAGAAACAGATAGCCAATCATTATTTTCTGGGTCAGACAAGAGATCCTCCACTTTTCTTCCAATTGACACAACCCTAACTGGGTCAGGATAGACCTAcatcagaaaaaaaaagaaaaaaaaaaagatactcAAATCATTAAGAAGACCAACTACGATTCTCATGAGTTGATCATGTGCCACAAAGAACTTCAAAGGATTATGATGATAGAATGAAATGGTTTACTTCTCCAAATACTGCTCGCAAACCATTTATGCTCTTGGCATCAGCCAGATTTGCCTCCTTTGCAAACACATCCAGTTCAGctttgatttgctcattcacaatggattcaatttttcttaaatcatcAGGTTTCACAGGCTTGCCTGCTCAAATTTCAGAGTGATTAAAAAATGATTgtgcattaaaaaataaataaaaagaagcaCAGAACTTACCATGTGAAAAgtcaaatcttaatttctcagGAAGAACAATGGATCCTTTTTGATCAACGTGATTGCCAAGAACTTCCTACATTCATGACAAAAAGCTTCAAGACTAAAAGTAAAAAAagctaaagaaatataaatattagaagCTACAACGGGAATTTTGGAAATTACCCTTAGTGCAAAATTCAACATGTGTGTACAGGTATGATTAGGAGCAATCAGCTTGCGTCTGTCATAGTCAACCTGTTCAAGTCATAAAACATTACTGCTGACAGTGtccaagaaataaaagaagacattttgatttATGTATTCCTATAAAACCAGGTATAAAAAAAGGATTTACCTTACATATCACTTTATCGCCTACCAAAAACTTGCCTGTTTTCCCAGTAAATGATCCAATGTGAACTACAAATCCTCCATATGTTTGTACATTACAAACTTGAAATGATCCAAAAGGGCCCTCAAGTGATCCAGTATCAAATATCTACCACCCAAAGAAATTTACATGATGCAAATCAGATCCAGCAACAAAGAGAAAAACCTATTCTTGTAGGCCCACAAATTATTTGGTAAAAGGGCTTCTTACCTGCCCACCTTGCTCTGCATAGAAACTTGTACTTTCCAGAATAACACCAACTTCATCATGACCCACAGCCCTTTCCAAGAATTCCCTTCCTGTATAAATAGCTTTTATCACGCTTTCATGGTCCTGAAATCACAGGTGGagaataaatcataaataagaGATTAAACAAAACCCGCGAGACTAATAATCACCATCCCTTTCAAGTTTCAATTGACTATTGCGTAAACTTACCACTTACatgaatttggaaaaatatacttATTGAAGCACATGCAATAACCCTTTTTGAGGAGTTATACAGAATTGAGAAATacataaaaagagaaaagagttgTGTTTCATGGTAATTCAAAGTAACAGGATGAATTTCGCCAATTTCCTTGAA
This genomic stretch from Diospyros lotus cultivar Yz01 chromosome 1, ASM1463336v1, whole genome shotgun sequence harbors:
- the LOC127796665 gene encoding uncharacterized protein LOC127796665, which encodes MEEAKALQQQQQQLMLQQQQQQQLLLLQQFQQQHKQQQQAAISRFPSNIDAHLRPPGLQHRSPINIQQQQQQQQLQRQQSSNPNPNPNPNPVLNQQQQQQQQQQQQQQQNPTSIPQMPHHKAIRPPAAAPLAGNQVELQMAYQDAWRVCHPDFKRPFSSLEDACERLLPYHVVADYEAEEDDRILDSDTTGQMLSRSQQWDHNIAAKVAEFTATFEKQALAFNIISKKRALGEFRSEERLMIEQALLQEERRAMFELRSEMESREKAGREAHEAKMRMAAMVHAEHARAESQAHEVLARAPIRANALGSQGSDLAVGHDAGEQEQVANADGMSNGWGNNAQRDDKEPSEDFLNDEETENGETSMQHEWREVGEFDLNTR